GGTAGGTGACGGCCAACATGGCGCCGCGGAAATCGTACATGCGCCCCCGCAGGTTGGCCATGGAGTCGTTCAGACCGAGCAGGTTCTTGGCTGCGACCGCGCCCAGCGCCACGATGGCTTTGGGCTTGATGGCGTCGATCTGGCGCATGAGGAAGGGCGAACAGGTGTCGCACTCCTCGCGCTCGGGGGTGCGGTTGCCTGGCGGTCGGCACTTCACCACGTTGGCGATGTAGACGTCCTCGCGGCGCAGGCCCATGGCGGTGATCATCTTGTTCAGCAACTGGCCGGCGCGGCCCACGAAGGGCTCGCCCTGCTCATCTTCGTCTGCGCCGGGGCCCTCGCCCACGAACATCAGCTCGGCGCGCGGGTTTCCGACGCCAAACACGATCTGCTTGCGTCCCTGTTTGTGCAGGACGCAGCGGGTGCAGTCGCCCAGGTCTTCGCGGATGATGCGCAGCGCCTCGGCGGGATCCTGGGCGCGGGATTCAGGGCGCGTCGGCGCGAACATATCTTCTGAGGATGCGACCTGCACAACCGGGGACGGCTCCGCCACACTTGCTTCTTCCTGCACAGACGAGGGCGGCCGTGCC
The window above is part of the Terriglobia bacterium genome. Proteins encoded here:
- a CDS encoding uracil-DNA glycosylase, with amino-acid sequence MALDPKLREALANRVRYYRDMGIYDLYRRAGVARPPSSVQEEASVAEPSPVVQVASSEDMFAPTRPESRAQDPAEALRIIREDLGDCTRCVLHKQGRKQIVFGVGNPRAELMFVGEGPGADEDEQGEPFVGRAGQLLNKMITAMGLRREDVYIANVVKCRPPGNRTPEREECDTCSPFLMRQIDAIKPKAIVALGAVAAKNLLGLNDSMANLRGRMYDFRGAMLAVTYHPAFLLRDPRQKGEAWKDLQMVMRQLGLPNPQKSPAE